A portion of the Microlunatus phosphovorus NM-1 genome contains these proteins:
- a CDS encoding HD domain-containing protein, with product MQGHAGTHLVRAHATSHALTGPGPVLPRERREEWEDLLLRPEATRGRGAGTRARPESPDPERTCFERDRDRIVHSTAFRRLAGKTQVVVYPRDHQRTRLTHAIEVAQVATSIARGIGANVALVDAIALGHDCGHGPGGHASEEAFDAFIPEGYDHGPWGADVVLAPLNLCLETLDGIRNHSWSRPAPSTIEGEIVSWADRIAYCAHDLEDAVHAGIVAEADIPAEVAEICGRTRRDQLRTFIRAAIHAVDRYGEVGMEPAEASALAVLRAFNYERIYVRPASLAQSRAVVEVLRALVEFYVEQPDRMPSPAAFDVPADDRVRAAVAYVAGMTDRYAFDRAIAELGWDPDRLPPAS from the coding sequence ATGCAGGGACACGCGGGTACGCACCTGGTCCGTGCCCATGCCACCTCCCATGCGCTGACCGGTCCCGGTCCGGTGCTCCCCCGCGAGCGGCGAGAGGAGTGGGAGGACCTGCTCCTTCGTCCGGAGGCGACGCGTGGCCGCGGCGCCGGCACCCGGGCACGCCCGGAGTCTCCCGATCCGGAACGCACCTGTTTCGAGCGAGACCGGGACCGGATCGTCCACTCGACTGCTTTCCGGCGGCTTGCCGGCAAGACTCAGGTGGTCGTCTACCCACGCGACCACCAGCGGACTCGGCTCACCCACGCCATCGAAGTAGCCCAGGTCGCGACCTCGATCGCCCGGGGGATCGGCGCTAACGTCGCTCTCGTCGACGCGATCGCGCTCGGTCACGATTGTGGTCACGGTCCCGGTGGACATGCGAGCGAGGAGGCGTTCGACGCGTTCATCCCGGAGGGGTATGACCATGGGCCGTGGGGAGCCGATGTCGTGCTCGCCCCGTTGAACCTGTGCCTGGAGACGCTCGACGGGATCCGCAACCACTCCTGGTCCCGGCCCGCGCCGAGCACCATCGAAGGGGAGATCGTCAGCTGGGCCGACCGGATCGCCTACTGCGCGCACGATCTCGAGGACGCCGTCCATGCCGGGATCGTGGCCGAGGCCGACATCCCGGCCGAGGTCGCGGAGATCTGTGGTCGCACCCGTCGGGACCAGTTGCGGACCTTCATCAGGGCCGCCATCCACGCGGTCGACCGCTATGGCGAGGTCGGCATGGAACCTGCCGAGGCCTCGGCGCTCGCCGTCTTGCGGGCGTTCAACTACGAGCGGATCTATGTCCGTCCAGCCTCCCTGGCGCAGTCGCGGGCGGTGGTCGAGGTGCTCCGGGCCTTGGTGGAGTTCTATGTCGAGCAGCCCGACCGGATGCCGTCGCCGGCCGCGTTCGACGTTCCGGCCGACGACCGGGTGCGGGCCGCGGTCGCCTACGTGGCCGGGATGACCGATCGCTACGCCTTCGACCGGGCCATCGCCGAGCTTGGCTGGGACCCCGATCGGCTGCCACCAGCGAGTTGA
- the dusB gene encoding tRNA dihydrouridine synthase DusB gives MALSERAAGGFGLRLGSLAVDTPVILAPMAGVTNAAYRQLCREQAEAGAVPAGGQAGLFVCEMITSRGIVEGDRKSLGMLQFDPGEKVRSVQLYGVDPAIMGRATEILITEHEVDHVDLNFGCPVPKVTRKGGGGALPYKRRWLESILTSVVAAASPHGVPVTMKTRIGIDDDHQTYLDAGRIAEQAGCAAIALHGRTVQQAYAGEADWAAIAALKQSVSIPVLGNGDIWEAADALEMVRQTGADGVVIGRGCLGRPWLFRDLVDAFAGFASKTLPTLGEVASMIRRHAELLVGYSDEHHGLREMRKHMAWYLKGFPVGGEVRRALGLVAGFDELDDTLALLDPAAAFPVGELGLPRGRQGSPRAKVALPEHWLDDPLAVDLELADAEIGVSGG, from the coding sequence GTGGCGCTTTCGGAGCGTGCGGCAGGCGGATTCGGGTTGCGGCTGGGTTCGTTGGCGGTCGATACGCCGGTGATTCTGGCGCCGATGGCGGGGGTGACGAATGCGGCGTACCGGCAGTTGTGCCGGGAGCAGGCGGAGGCCGGGGCGGTGCCTGCGGGTGGTCAGGCCGGGCTGTTCGTCTGCGAGATGATCACCAGCCGGGGGATTGTCGAGGGGGACCGCAAGTCGCTGGGCATGCTGCAGTTCGATCCCGGGGAGAAGGTCCGTTCGGTCCAGCTGTACGGCGTCGACCCGGCGATCATGGGCCGGGCGACCGAGATCTTGATCACCGAGCATGAGGTCGACCATGTCGACCTCAACTTCGGTTGCCCGGTGCCGAAGGTGACCCGCAAGGGCGGGGGAGGGGCCCTGCCCTACAAGCGGCGTTGGCTGGAGTCGATCCTGACCTCGGTGGTTGCGGCGGCCAGCCCGCATGGCGTCCCGGTGACGATGAAGACCCGGATCGGCATCGACGATGATCACCAGACCTATCTCGACGCCGGCCGGATCGCCGAGCAGGCGGGTTGCGCGGCGATCGCGCTGCATGGTCGGACGGTGCAGCAGGCCTATGCGGGTGAGGCCGATTGGGCGGCGATCGCCGCGCTGAAGCAGAGCGTGTCGATCCCGGTGCTGGGCAATGGCGACATCTGGGAGGCTGCGGACGCGCTGGAGATGGTGCGGCAGACCGGAGCCGACGGAGTGGTGATCGGGCGCGGCTGCCTGGGGCGGCCATGGCTGTTCCGTGACCTCGTCGATGCCTTTGCCGGCTTCGCCTCCAAGACGTTGCCGACCTTGGGCGAGGTGGCCTCCATGATCAGACGGCACGCTGAGCTGCTGGTGGGCTACAGCGACGAACACCATGGGCTGCGCGAGATGCGCAAGCACATGGCCTGGTATCTCAAGGGTTTCCCGGTCGGTGGTGAAGTCCGTCGCGCGCTGGGGCTGGTGGCGGGCTTCGACGAGCTCGATGACACCTTGGCTCTGCTGGACCCGGCGGCGGCATTTCCGGTCGGCGAGCTGGGACTGCCGCGCGGTCGGCAAGGCTCTCCACGGGCCAAGGTCGCGCTGCCCGAGCACTGGCTGGACGATCCGCTGGCGGTCGATCTGGAGCTGGCTGATGCCGAGATCGGGGTGTCCGGTGGCTGA
- a CDS encoding glycine--tRNA ligase: protein MAATSRLDNVISLCKRRGFVFPAGEIYGGTRSAWDYGPFGVELKENIKRQWWKSVVTGRDDVVGIDSSIILPKQVWEASGHLTAFADPLVECLKCHRRYRADHLQEEFAERKGLPDPDAIALTEIPCPNCGTRGEYTEPRLFNGLLKTFLGVIEDETGLHYLRPETAQGIFVNFGNVVQVSRKKPPFGIGQVGKSFRNEITPGNFIFRTREFEQMEMEFFVVPGTDEEWHQYWIDERTNWYVDLGISRDNLRLYEHAQEKLSHYSKRTVDIEYRFQFAGSEWGELEGIANRTDFDLTTHSEHSGTDLSFFDQANNNRFVPYVIEPAAGLTRSLMAFLIEAYTEDEAPNTKGGVDKRTVLKLDPRLAPVKVAVLPLSRNEALSPKAKDLAKELRKHWNVDFDDAQAIGRRYRRQDEIGTPFCVTVDFDTLDDNAVTIRERDTMSQERVSLDKVTEYLATRLLGC, encoded by the coding sequence GTGGCAGCGACCAGCCGACTCGACAACGTCATCAGCCTCTGCAAGCGGCGGGGGTTCGTGTTCCCCGCCGGCGAGATCTACGGCGGCACGCGGTCGGCCTGGGACTACGGCCCCTTCGGCGTGGAGTTGAAGGAGAACATCAAGCGGCAGTGGTGGAAATCCGTCGTCACCGGCCGCGACGACGTCGTCGGCATCGACTCCTCGATCATCCTGCCCAAGCAGGTCTGGGAAGCCTCCGGCCACCTGACCGCCTTCGCCGACCCGCTGGTGGAATGCCTGAAGTGTCACCGCCGCTATCGCGCGGACCATCTGCAGGAGGAGTTCGCCGAGCGCAAGGGACTGCCCGATCCAGACGCCATCGCGCTGACCGAGATCCCGTGCCCCAACTGTGGCACTCGCGGGGAATACACCGAGCCGCGCCTGTTCAACGGCCTGCTGAAGACCTTCCTCGGCGTGATCGAGGACGAGACCGGGCTGCACTACCTGCGGCCGGAGACCGCGCAGGGCATCTTCGTCAACTTCGGCAACGTCGTCCAGGTCTCGCGCAAGAAACCGCCGTTCGGCATCGGGCAGGTCGGCAAGTCCTTCCGCAACGAGATCACCCCGGGCAACTTCATCTTCCGGACCCGCGAGTTCGAGCAGATGGAGATGGAGTTCTTCGTCGTGCCCGGCACCGACGAGGAATGGCACCAGTACTGGATCGACGAGCGCACCAACTGGTACGTCGACCTGGGCATCTCCCGAGACAACCTGCGCCTCTACGAGCACGCGCAGGAGAAGCTGTCGCACTACTCCAAGCGGACCGTCGACATCGAATACCGCTTCCAGTTCGCCGGCAGTGAGTGGGGCGAGCTCGAGGGCATCGCCAACCGGACCGACTTCGACCTCACGACCCATTCCGAGCACTCCGGCACCGACCTGTCGTTCTTCGACCAGGCCAACAACAACCGCTTCGTGCCGTACGTGATCGAGCCCGCCGCAGGTCTGACGCGTTCGCTGATGGCGTTCCTGATCGAGGCGTACACCGAGGACGAGGCGCCCAACACCAAGGGCGGGGTGGACAAGCGGACCGTGCTCAAGCTCGATCCGCGGCTGGCGCCGGTCAAGGTCGCCGTGCTGCCGCTGTCCCGGAACGAGGCGTTGTCGCCCAAGGCGAAGGACCTGGCCAAGGAGCTGCGCAAGCACTGGAACGTCGACTTCGACGATGCCCAGGCGATCGGACGCCGCTATCGCCGGCAGGACGAGATCGGTACGCCGTTCTGCGTCACGGTCGACTTCGACACGTTGGACGACAATGCGGTGACGATCCGCGAGCGCGACACGATGTCGCAGGAGCGGGTCAGCCTGGACAAAGTCACGGAGTATCTGGCGACTCGGCTGCTGGGCTGCTGA
- a CDS encoding methyltransferase family protein, with the protein MRTGAAAAGSAIFFAVTPGVVAGVIPFALTGWHSQPLWWPIRLVGAVLTVAGAILLVHAFVRFVIEGRGTPAPVAPTERLVIGGAYRYVRNPMYVAVLATILGQGLVLGRPVLFGYALVVAIAVVGFVLGYEQPTLRERYGQEYEEYLRAVPGWIPRLTPWRGSSSPNSDQRR; encoded by the coding sequence ATGCGCACAGGGGCGGCAGCGGCCGGGAGTGCGATCTTCTTCGCCGTGACGCCAGGGGTGGTTGCCGGCGTGATCCCGTTCGCGCTGACCGGGTGGCACTCGCAGCCCCTATGGTGGCCGATCCGGCTCGTCGGCGCGGTGCTCACTGTCGCCGGCGCGATACTTCTGGTGCACGCCTTCGTACGCTTCGTCATCGAGGGCCGCGGCACGCCCGCGCCCGTGGCGCCGACCGAGCGGCTGGTGATCGGCGGTGCGTACCGTTACGTGCGCAACCCCATGTACGTCGCGGTCCTGGCCACCATCCTCGGGCAAGGTCTGGTGCTCGGCCGGCCAGTGTTGTTCGGGTACGCGCTGGTGGTGGCGATCGCGGTGGTCGGATTCGTCCTCGGCTACGAGCAGCCCACCCTGAGGGAGCGGTACGGCCAGGAGTATGAGGAATATCTGCGTGCGGTGCCCGGCTGGATCCCTCGGCTCACCCCGTGGCGGGGATCGTCATCGCCGAACTCCGATCAGCGTCGATAG
- a CDS encoding type II toxin-antitoxin system RelE family toxin, with protein sequence MPTYEVQVRPAAIRALRRIAHADRDRIQAAIGLLAADPRPPNSHRLAGRPAYRVRVGDYRIIYTCDDGLLVIVVVTLGHRRDVYRR encoded by the coding sequence ATGCCGACGTACGAGGTTCAGGTCCGGCCGGCTGCCATACGCGCCTTGCGGAGGATCGCTCATGCCGATCGCGATCGGATCCAAGCGGCGATCGGACTGTTGGCAGCAGATCCCCGGCCACCTAACTCACACCGGTTGGCCGGACGTCCCGCATACCGGGTCAGGGTCGGCGACTACCGGATCATCTACACCTGTGATGATGGGCTTCTCGTCATCGTGGTCGTCACGTTGGGCCACCGCAGGGATGTCTATCGACGCTGA
- a CDS encoding type II toxin-antitoxin system prevent-host-death family antitoxin, protein MSTISVTEARAQLPGVVERSVTEAVLLERRGRVVAVVVSPEFYHRALDALEEANDVAAFDAAMAEEGPNLPWAQVKADLGWS, encoded by the coding sequence ATGTCGACGATCAGCGTGACCGAGGCGCGAGCGCAGCTACCCGGGGTGGTGGAGCGCAGCGTGACCGAGGCGGTGCTCCTGGAGCGCCGCGGTCGAGTCGTCGCGGTGGTGGTAAGTCCCGAGTTCTATCACCGGGCGCTGGATGCCCTGGAAGAGGCGAACGACGTGGCTGCCTTTGATGCCGCGATGGCCGAGGAAGGTCCGAATCTGCCGTGGGCCCAGGTCAAGGCGGATCTCGGCTGGAGCTGA
- a CDS encoding SRPBCC family protein codes for MRFESSTQIDAPPARVFEVFSDVERWPEWTASVTSVERLDTGPLRVGSKARIRQPKLPAAVWEVTELVDGSHFIWVAKAPGVTTVGGHYVEASGDGSRAISRLDQNGPGGWLIGTLTKGLTNRYLTMETAGLKAQAESST; via the coding sequence ATGAGATTCGAATCATCGACCCAGATCGACGCGCCACCGGCGCGGGTGTTCGAGGTCTTCAGCGATGTGGAGCGCTGGCCGGAATGGACTGCCTCGGTGACGTCGGTCGAGCGGCTCGACACCGGTCCACTGCGAGTCGGCTCCAAAGCCCGGATCAGGCAGCCGAAGCTGCCCGCGGCGGTCTGGGAGGTCACCGAACTCGTCGACGGCAGCCACTTCATCTGGGTTGCCAAGGCCCCCGGTGTGACGACCGTCGGTGGACACTATGTCGAGGCATCCGGCGACGGGTCGCGAGCGATCTCCCGACTCGACCAGAACGGTCCCGGCGGCTGGTTGATCGGCACACTCACCAAGGGCCTGACGAATCGCTACCTGACCATGGAGACTGCGGGCTTGAAAGCCCAGGCCGAATCATCCACCTGA